aatagaagcaggccaaagatccaaaagaaaagatggcctcACACCTTGGCTGTCTCATAACCAATTCGGTAGAAGAACCGGCCAGGCTTTCGGGAAGAACGTCGTTCTCCTTTAAAAGCAACATCCTCAAAACAGTTGTTGCTTTAACAAACCCATTTGGGGGGGGATCACATGAGtctttaaagcagccacatcactttttttcaggaacTCCCATGGCTGCAACCCCCTAGCCTGTCTTAATCGGTTTTGAAGCGTGCCTCCTGGGACCAccgttcccccccaccccataccTGGTTTCTAAGATGCTCAGATTAGTATGTGGCACCACAGAGAGAAACTCAACCGAAGAAGctcctgggatgagaagcgaaatgtttatcaaagaaaaacaacaacaagaacttcaagaaaatccagttgccattTGGAAAAGCCCCATGACCTTGGgcgatggagaatctccatggacctcAGAGGGAAAGGTGTTGGTTCTGGATCAGAGACTCACCTGGTCATTCCTGGGTGTTCGGATGTCTACCGAAGATAGGTTCATTGTTGCCACAGAATTAGTTGTCCCCTTGTTTTGTGTTGGTTCTATCTTTCTTGGTCCTGTTTCACTTCTTTCTTAGATGTACATCTcccttcccccctgcccccccccccaagagttcAAGGCACCATCTATAACACCCTCCACTCCAATTTGTTCTGCACTGCAACAACAGGTAGACTGGGCTGAGAGAGGTGAAGTGGATGAGAGGTTGCATGGCTAAGGTTGGACTTGAACCTGGGTCTTCCTGGATGTCCAAACATCTACTGAAGAGAAGTCCATCCAAGCCGCAGGAGAAATAAATCTCCTTGTTTTGGCTTTATCTATCCTAGCTCTGACTCTTGATTTCTGTTCACTTCTTTCTTAGATGcgcctctccctcttttcccctaGGAGTTCAAGGCACACAACAACCTctcctccatttttttcctccactGGAACTACAAGTTGAGAGAGGTTAACTGGATGAGAGGTTGCATGGCTAAGGCtggatttgaacctgggtctcCCCAGCCTCGGTCTGTCACTTTCCTCAAAACACCACCCTGGTTGATGCTGGCTTATCtaaagcaggagtctccaaccttgtcaacttttaagaactgtggacttcgactcccagaatttaaGACTTTAAACTTTTAAGACTtcgcaagtcttaaaagtttccaaggttggagacctctggtctAAACTTATCAAGGTTGGATTCTGTATCTTTCTATTTGTGGGACGCAGAGGTACAACACACTGCACCTTAAAAAGCAAATGCCTCTACTTTTTCCCCCAACACATCATCACACAAATTGTGCAAAGTATATCATTTGCCTCTTTGTGCAGTGAGGTGTATGGTGTCCCCTTGCCCCCTCTTCAACAAGTTGATTATGTTTAGCCATTTTTCGGAAGGAACCCGTTCTTCCATTTCTTACTTTACAATATCTCTGGGGCACCAGGAGTACCAAATATAGGCTCTCCATGTTGTAAGAGAGCCTGCCAGACAGAGCCAGTCCTTGCAAGTACTggtttggcaaaccagatgtaaaattaacatccggttcaccCAACCCAGTCCGaagcggctgaatcccaccctgatGCAACTACTTCTACGAAGAGAAGAGCCAAAAGCTTTGAAAGTTTGGCCAACGGAAGTTTAGTAGTTCCACTCGGTTTACTTTTCATTTGGTTGGCAGCAGAGCTTAGCTTGGCCACATCTTGAGTTTGAACGCGTATCAAATCAAGCCATTTAGAGTGAGGTGGAACTACGTAGTAGGGTATCCTGGCTACAGTTCACCCTGTGCAGTTTTCAGTGAGGAGTTTGAAGTGTTAGTAAAGACACCCACATCTCTCTTGCTCTTAGTAAGTGCACCAAGATGCCTGTCGGGGTGTATTAACAGAAGTTTCTTGAGACGATCAGGAGCCAGTTGGGGAATTATTTGAAGGCAGCCATGGGGCTCAGTTGAACCTCAGGACTGCCCCAAGGGTGTGATGAGCCAATGAGCAGATTTTGTTAGTAAAATTcagaatagaggtagtcctcagtttatgaccacaatcgagcccaaaatttcagttgctgaaTGAGACAttggctaagtgaatctggcttccccattgactttgcttattccagaaggtcacaagagtggatcatgtgaccccgggacactacgACCGTCACAcatgtgagtcagttgctaagtgtccgaattttgaccacgtgtaccacggggatgctgcaacggccataagtgtgaaaactggtcgtcagtcactttttccagtgccgttgtaactttgaacggtcactaaatggactgttgtaagacgaggactacctgcatagatATAACTCTCACATAACTGGAAAAGGAGCTCGGCCTGAAGGATCGTATCATTTTGGGTGGGCTGGGAAATTATGAATGTCCAAGGGTGAATTATGGAAACTTGATTTTAATGCAATTCTTTACACTTCTCCGGGGATTAAGaaacttttcccccccaaatattTCTCCAGATGTTTTAATTTAAAGACTTCCGAATTGGCTTAAATGCCGATTCTGCGGTTGGAATTTCTGTTGTATCCCGTGTAGCCATATTGGTTATGAAATTGCTGCTACGAGTTCGAATGCTGCAGAAGGTGGTGGCTTAACCTTTGGAATTCAACTAATAAATGTAAACCTTTATTGACCCAACTGGCCTGAAATTGTGTCTTTCTTCTTAACGCCCGTCGGTCAAGCAGGGACCTAAAGGATTAATTTTCTGCATATCTCAATGCTGAAAATCACCGTCGCTTCCTTGATTTATGCTACTGtatttgaaccagtggtgggatcctactggtttaaccaGCCCAGTGATCGCATGCACagtttaacaaaacttaccttccatctTACTTCTAGGGAGTAACACAGCTGGGGGTGTGGCCATCCGCcctgcgcagtggttagagtgcagcactgcaggccacttcagctgactgctatctgcagttcggcggttcaaatctcaccggctcaaggttgactcagccttccatccttccgaggtgggtaaaaatgaggacccagattgttgggggcgatatactgactctgtaaaccgcttagagagggctgaaagccctaggaagcggtatataagtctaactgctactactactactgctactacaggcaaatcagctgagaggatgtCGGTCAGTAAAGCACAGGGGCAAGTAGGCAGGCCCGCTGGATTGTCCGAGggaaccggttcgctccccagctgatcattggggctaccggttcgcccgaaccagtccgaaccggctgaaccTCACCCCTGATTTAAACCTCAGGAAGCTGCGTTTCTGAAGCAGATCAGAGCATGGGAAGGACAGGGAAGAAATAACCAACTTTTGGTTAACTTAAAGTAACTCGAAGCTTGAATTACGCTCCTGCGGAAGGCTACATATGGAAACACTGTGCAATGTCGCTAATTTATTAAAGCTTTATCTTTTGGGGACAGCTGTCAGCTGGGGTTCAAGGCCTGACCTCCCGTCCCTTGCTCcacctcctgccaacctagcagttcgaaagcaggcagATGCGAGcagaaaaataggtaccattttggtgggaataTAACTCTTCCATGCGCCTTGActtatagtcatgctggtcaccttgaccacagaaaatgtcttcagacaacactgggccaagaaacagagatggacACTACTGTTCTGAGCCAGCTCCCCATACACCACAAACCCTCTgacgtgaactcaaaagattcctttattaggaatgccggcAAAAGTTTCTCCCGCAGGCTAACAAGCCcgtctggcagggagatgaatagttgtctgccacatctattcatctcacCCCCTGCCTTTTGTCCCCAAAGCTAGGGTGGGactttgctagcagtggtggctcttccatcccaaggaccggcccatagatttccactgctctcctctcctctgccacagctattcatctccgcccccttcTGTTTATCTCCAGAGTTAGGACAGGGCTTTGCTAGCAGGGGTGACTCTTCCGTCCCAAGAACTatcccatagatttccactgctctcctctcctctgcctcctACACATCTGTGTGTCAGGCACTGGgctcagctgttcctcctcttcctcatcagccacctccagatctggggactgttgactctccatctgaaggTTGACGGACAGCCTAgggtctgcctctctctctctctctctctctgacagctccatcccctcttccccctcggagctctcaggttgccctgatgctgaccctgattcccacgcctcctccttTGATCCGGCTGCTGGAAGCGGTGGcggctggcagaccacaacagctACCTCCtggagttggacatgactggacaggagaAAGCTTTATCTTTTTCCTGGAGATTTATCTACCATATCTCAGAGAATGGAATATAGTTTGTTGACCAGATAATTTGATGCGACACCATCATTGTCATAACCCAGTTTCGAGGCTATCCTTCTCTCACAACAGATTTCCCCAAGGACAGAAGTGTAACAAACTAGAGAATATTTAGTCTCCGTAGCAGTTTTCTACTATATCGTAGCTGAGCTGGTAAGAACGTGAGTCGGTTGTCCTTCAAGGTGATTGAATAAACCTGAGggcttttttaaatgtattttttggaaagaaaagaagacatGCTGGAAAAACTTTTCTGATTTTATTATGGACGTCTTTAATACTGCCATGAAAACCGTCTGCCGCACAGAATGGGACTATAATGTACAACATAGAAATGCAATCTAAATTACAACAAGGAAttacaaaaaaggaaaagtatCTTGTTAGAAAGAAAGTCACCCGGCGTGGCAGTTTTGtcatccttcctccccctccctccgaggtCAACAGACGGGCACTATGCGAGTTGTAGCTACTTCTACATCCCTTAGAACGGTTATTCCCAGAAGACTCCTAAAGTTGCTCCGAACAGAACAACACGATAAAGACTGTACAGTCctcaaaaataatttattaacaCGGTTTCTAGAAAAGAAATGCTAGTCCTTTTAAAAGGTTTTCCCTTTTTATCCCAGGGGGGGCACAAGAAATGTGCTTTTCACTCTAACCATCTAAGAATACAAAATCCGGCTGAAGGGCTACAAGGAAGAGGTGGTGGAATCCACGACTTCTCTCCCGTTGCAGACCGTGGGGACGTAGACGTTCGCCGAGgctggaagaggaagaagaaaacggACTTTTAGGTGCCAGAGATCACCACCAACAAGACTCACACTTTTCAGGACCACAGCGGGATGGTTTTGAAACCGAAGGGATCCCCGAcgcataaatatttaaaaaggaaaggcAGCGGTTTGATCACAGGGTCACCGAAGCGATTTTGATTTTGGTTGGCTTCACGCCCCACCCCTTGGAAACCCAGGTGCCAGTGCTGAAAGGATACTAAGGagggaaaccaggagactgggagttctagtcccgccttaggcatgggaaccggctgggtgaccttgggccactcaccaggagactgtgagttctagtcctgccttaggcatggaaaccagctgggtgaccttgggccactcaccaggagaacagtgagttctagtcctgccttaggtatggaAACCAGccgggtgatcttgggccaatcaccaggagacagtgagttctagtcctgccttaggcatggaagcaggctgggtggctttgggccaatcaccaggagactgtgagttctagtcctgccttaggcatggaagcaggctgggtggctttgggccaatcaccagaagacagtgagttctagtcctgccttaggcatggaaaccagctgggtgaccttgggccaatcaccaggagactgtgagttctagtcttgccttaggcttggaaaccagctgggtgaccttgggccactcaccaggagaacagtgagttctagtcctgccttaggcatggaaaccagccgggtgatcttgggccaatcaccaggagacagtgagttctagtcctgccttaggcatggaagcaggctgggtggctttgggccaatcaccaggagacagtgagttctagtcctgccttaggcatggaaaccagccgggtgaccttgggccaatcaccaggagactgtgagttctagtcctgccttaggcatggaagcaggctgggtggctttgggccactcaccaggagacagtgagttctagtactgccttaggcATAGAAGTTgtctgggtggctttgggccactcaccaggagactgtgagttctagtactgccttaggcATAGAAGTTGGCTGTGTGGCTTTGGAccactcaccaggagactgtgagttctagtcctgccttaggcatggaaaccagccgggtgaccttgggccaatcaccagaagactgtgagttctagtcctgccttaggcatggaaaccagccgggtgaccttgggccaatcaccaggagaccgtgagttctagtcctgccttaggcatggaagttggctgggtggctttgggccagtcgctctctctTACCCCAAGTCACCTCACCGGATGTTAGCAAGGGAAAATAGAAGGGGGAAGGTGGAGATGTTCcctatcttgagttatttgtaaaaatagtaaaGTTGATCTACAACCAAACAAGCATTTGTGACATTTTGCTTTCTCTTACGGCAAGAGAGAAGTTATCAGTGCTCAAGTGAAGAGAACCACGTTTTCCTCGTCAAAGGAAGGAACCTTGTGGAATTTACCTTGGGAATAGCTGGTTCCTGTCCCGCTGACGCTGAACCTGTTGAGGTGCAGCCTGTGAGTGACCACGTTCTTCTGCGGTTGGAAGAGAACGATGTGCACTTTGGGGGCAAACAGGCAGCCCAGGACAACGAAGCCACTCAGGCTGACAGAGATGCACATGGTGGTGGTCTGCACCTGCTCGGAGGGGAAACAAAACAGCGCATGGAATAAAATTGTTGCTAAATTAGAGAGGTCAGCACGGGAGGGGAGTGAATGCTCAGTCCAGATGTTGCCGATAAAATAATGAAAGATGGGCACTCTGCATCCAAGGTAGCCTTCTAGGTGTGTTTAGATGACAATTCCTCTCAACGGCAACCTGTGAGCTGGGAGGGGTCACGACCCTAACACTGCTGAAAATCTCTGTCTGCCatagacccagattgttgggggcaatatgctgactctctgtaaaccgcttagagaggcctgaaaggcctatgaagcggtatataagtctactgctattgctactgctattgctagacaAGGTTCACTTCAGTTATTCATTTAGCCCCGGGCTGACTTTTGAAGCGTttgcaaaaaggaaggaaggaaagaaagaaagaaagaaagaaagaaagaaagaaaaggaaagaaaggaaagagagaaagagaaagaaaaggaaagaaaggaaaaagaaagaaaaaaagaaagaaagaaagaaagaaagaaagaaagaaagaaagaaagaaagaaagaaagaaagaaggaaaggtgtTTCTAACAAAGGGTTAGGATTTGGCTGAAATGATCTCTATCTGCCATAGACGATATTCACTTCAGTTATTCATTTAGCCCCAGGCTGACTTTTGAAGCGtttgcagaaaggaaggaaggaaggaaggaaggaaggaagaaagaaagaaagaaagaaagaaagaaagaaagaaagaaggaaggaaggaaggaaaggtgtttCTACCAGGGTTAGGATTTGGCTGAAATGATCTCTATCTGCCATAGACGATATTCACTTCAGTTATTCATTTAGCCCCAGGCTGACTTTTGAAGCATtagcaaaaagaaaggaaggaaggaaggaaggaaggaaggaaggaagaaagaaagaaagaaagaaagaaagaaagaaagaaagaaagaaagatggaaaggtgTTTCTAACAGGGTTAGGATTTGGCTGAAATGATCTCTATCTGCCATAGACAATATTCACTTCAGTTATTCATTTAGCCCCAGGCTGACTTTTGAAGCATttgcagaaagaaaggaaggaaggaaggaaggaaggaaggaaggaaggaaggaaggcagaaagaaagaaaaggtgttTCTAACAAAGGGTTAGGATTTGGTTGAAGTGTCGGCAGAGGCCTTACCCTGTAGTCACTGGATGTCACGTAAAAGATGGGCAGGAATGCCAGCCAGATAATGCAGGTGGTGTACATGGTGAATCCAATAAATTTGGCTTCGTTAAAATTCTCCGGGCACTTCCTTGTCTTGAAGGCGTAGACAGTGCATAGGAGGACCAGGATCACGTCGTAGGTTAAAGAGATGAGCATGCTGGCGTCTTTGACGTTGCATTTCAAGATGACCGTCTGCCTCTTTTCCGGAAGGGTGTATCGGCGAGTGCCCGGAGCTTCCAAAATCAGCCACACGGACACCAGCACGATCTGCACCATGACGAGGCTCAGGCAGATGAGGACTTGGGAGCGCGGGACTGATGAACTTCGGCCTCTGCGCCCCATTCTTCACCCCGTTAAATATCCTGGCGATGCAGTTCGTTTTGGTCAGGAGGGCCGAGTAGCAAACGGCGAAGGACGTCCCCAGGCCCAAACGCCGCAAGGTGCAGATGGCCGGAGAAGGCTTGGCGATGAAGAAGAAGGTCATGCTGTAGGAGAGGAAGACCCCGAAAAGAAGAATGTAGCACAACTCGCGGCTGGAGGCCTTGACCAACGGCGTGTTGTTGTGCTTGATGAAAACTCCCACCACTAGGAAAGTACAAATGAAGCCCAAGCAGGCGATGGAGACCGGCCCGATGGACCAGGCATCTTCCCACTTGATGTAATCTTCCGGGAGGTCGTAGCAGCTGGCCAGATCCAGGCTGGGCCACCGTCCTGGGCCACAGTCCCTGCAGGTGAATTCGTCCACCAGGTACTCAAAGGTCTCGCAGGGAATGCAGATCCAGCAGCAGACATCTCCCGGTTGCATGTTCTTCATCTCGTTGGGCGCGCATGGGTCGCTACACTGGGCCACGGGGACCAGGCCCCTGGACCAGTGAATGGCGTTGACCTCCAGGGTCAAAGTTTCGGCCCACTGTCCCACTTTCAGGTAGGAATAGCGGCCTCCGGCTTGCTGGAAGTTGAAGACGTTGTATCGGCCGATCCCGTCACCGTAGATGTCGAATTTAACAAGGTTGTCGGCAGATTTTGAAGAATGGAAGGGAGCTGTGGAAACAGGAAGGAAAGAGGTTTTTCCTATTACGGGCCTGTATTGTTGTAGAGTGATAAACAAAATATATGTGAGTTAGAAGAAGAAAGgacttagcagttagcaatagcagttagacttatatactgcttcatagggctttcagccctctctaagcggtttacagagtcagcatatcgcccccaacaacaatctgggtcctcattttacccacctcggaaggatggaaggctgagtcaaccttgagccggtgagatttgaactgccgaactgcagctaacagtcagctgaagtagcctgcagtgctgtagtACTTGTAGTACTTGATCTAGCAAACAACTTTCTGGGACAAATTAAGATGAATCCTTGCTAATTGCATATAAAACCACACACAGCTTTTGTTCCCGATGAAACAAAGCTCAACAAACTAATCTTGCTGATTACAGGTtacacattaacagagttggaagggaccttgtaggtcatctagtccaaccccccccccccccgcccaagcagacctaacatcatttctgatagatggcagtccagtctcttcttgaaagcctccagggatgaagctcccacaacttctgttccatgggttgattgttctcactgtcaggaaatttctccttcccttccccttccctctgccttatagaatgcagaataacagagcaggaagggagcttgtaggtcatctagtccaaccccctgcccaagcaggaaaccctacaccatttttaacAGATCTcaatccagcctcttcttgaaagcctccagtgatgaagctaccacagcttctgaaggcgacttctgttccatgggttgattgttctcactgtcagaaaatttctccttctttcaggtggaatctctccttggtcagtttccatccattattccttgtctggccttctctctttccaccctctaccctctctctctcactctctctcctcctctctcttctcccctcctctccctctctct
This genomic interval from Thamnophis elegans isolate rThaEle1 chromosome 7, rThaEle1.pri, whole genome shotgun sequence contains the following:
- the GRM3 gene encoding LOW QUALITY PROTEIN: metabotropic glutamate receptor 3 (The sequence of the model RefSeq protein was modified relative to this genomic sequence to represent the inferred CDS: deleted 1 base in 1 codon): MLAMFALALFSRSVFLSLGDHNFLRKEIKIEGDLVLGGLFPIKEKGTGAEECGRINEDRGIQRLEAMLFAIDEINRDSHLLPGIKLGVHILDTCSRDTYALEQSLEFVRASLTKVDEAEYMCPDGSYAVQENTPLLIAGVIGGSYSSVSIQVANLLRLFQIPQISYASTSAKLSDKSRYDYFARTVPPDFYQAKAMAEILRFFNWTYVSTVASEGDYGETGIEAFEQEARLRNICIATSEKVGRSNIRKSYDSVIRELLQKPNARVVVLFMRSDDSRELIAAANRFNVSFTWVASDGWGAQESVVKGNEHVANGAITLELTSHPVKEFDRYFQSLTPYTNHRNPWFKDFWEQKFQCSLQNRKTHKKVCDKYLSINSSNYEQESKIMFVVNAVYAMAHALHKMQRTMCPNTTKLCDGMKHLDGRKLYKDYLLKVNFTAPFHSSKSADNLVKFDIYGDGIGRYNVFNFQQAGGRYSYLKVGQWAETLTLEVNAIHWSRGLVPVAQCSDPCAPNEMKNMQPGDVCCWICIPCETFEYLVDEFTCRDCGPGRWPSLDLASCYDLPEDYIKWEDAWSIGPVSIACLGFICTFLVVGVFIKHNNTPLVKASSRELCYILLFGVFLSYSMTFFFIAKPSPAICTLRRLGLGTSFAVCYSALLTKTNCIARIFNGVKNGAQRPKFISPRSQVLICLSLVMVQIVLVSVWLILEAPGTRRYTLPEKRQTVILKCNVKDASMLISLTYDVILVLLCTVYAFKTRKCPENFNEAKFIGFTMYTTCIIWLAFLPIFYVTSSDYRVQTTTMCISVSLSGFVVLGCLFAPKVHIVLFQPQKNVVTHRLHLNRFSVSGTGTSYSQASANVYVPTVCNGREVVDSTTSSL